From a single Trachemys scripta elegans isolate TJP31775 chromosome 17, CAS_Tse_1.0, whole genome shotgun sequence genomic region:
- the GTF3C4 gene encoding general transcription factor 3C polypeptide 4 isoform X2: MAAAAAAGSGGSPALSSGGEEPPAGPESPAEEAVSAGPSAGFRLTAVRREPAVRLQHGVSGLEPLAWSEDHRVSVSTARSIAVLEQLSDIHSGGQELVIHRTAVPAPAAGCLLKVGSKKEVAECKEKFANSKDPTVSQTFMLDRVFNPEGKSLPPMRGFKYSSWSPLGCDANGRCLLAALTMDNRLTIHANLNRLQWVQLVDLTEMYGERLYETSYKLSKVETPRGELGDFAEFQRRHSMQTPVRMEWSGICTTQQVKHNNECRDVGSVLLAVLFENGNIAAWQFQLPFVGKESITSCNTIESGINSPSVLSWWEYEHNNRKMSGLIVGSAFGPVKILPVNLKAVKGYFTLRQPVVLWQEMDQLPVHSIKCIPLYHPYQKCSCSLVVAARGSYVFWCLLLISKAGLNVHNSHVTGLHSLPIVSMTADKQNGTVYTCSSDGKVRQLIPIFTDVALKFEHQLIKLSEVFGSVRTHGIAVSPCGAYLAVITTEGMTNGLHPVNKNYQVQFVTLKTFEEAAAQLLESSVQNLFRQVDLTDLVRWKILKDKHIPQFLQEALDKKIESCGSTYFWRFKLFLLRILYQSMQKTPSEVMWRPSHEDTKVLISDSPGMGSTEDDHQEEGTSKQASKQSLCEVSKGTDPDDPADDTLAHSSDVGGHEPMEEKLLEIQARIEAVEMHLTREHMKRVLGEVYLHTWITENTSIPTRGVCDFLMSDEGYDDRTARVLIGHILKKMNKQTFPEHCSLCKEILPFTDRKQAVCSNGHIWLRKIKGNQMAYSFSDGRMKEEKVLFNLPVLPEFGIQKVSAS, from the exons atggcggcggcggcggcagctggAAGTGGGGGGAGTCCTGCGCTGTCCTCGGGAGGGGAAGAGCCACCAGCGGGCCCCGAGTCGCCGGCAGAGGAGGCGGTGTCAGCGGGGCCGAGCGCGGGGTTCCGGCTGACGGCGGTGCGGAGGGAGCCGGCCGTGCGGCTGCAGCACGGCGTGagcgggctggagccgctggccTGGTCTGAGGACCACCGGGTGTCGGTGAGCACGGCCCGGAGCATCGCCGTGCTGGAGCAGCTCAGCGACATTCACAGCGGCGGGCAGGAGCTGGTCATCCACCGCACGGCCGTGCCCGCGCCCGCCGCCGGCTGCCTGCTCAAG GTTGGTTCAAAAAAGGAGGTTGCAGAATGTAAGGAAAAGTTTGCAAACTCTAAGGATCCAACTGTTAGTCAAACCTTTATGCTAGATAGAGTATTCAACCCTGAAGGAAAGTCACTACCACCTATGCGAGGATTCAAATATTCCAGCTGGTCTCCGCTGGGTTGTGATGCTAATGGAAGATGCCTTCTAGCAGCTCTAACAATGGACAATAGATTAACCATCCATGCTAATCTCAACAGACTACAGTGGGTGCAGCTGGTTGATCTGACAGAAATGTATGGGGAGCGTCTGTATGAAACCAGTTACAAACTTTCTAAGGTTGAGACCCCCAGAGGAGAACTAGGGGACTTTGCAGAATTTCAGAGACGACATAGCATGCAGACTCCAGTCCGTATGGAGTGGTCAGGTATCTGCACCACCCAGCAGGTGAAACACAACAATGAATGCCGAGATGTTGGCAGTGTGCTCCTAGCCGTACTCTTTGAAAATGGAAACATTGCTGCTTGGCAATTTCAGCTTCCTTTTGTGGGTAAGGAATCCATCACTTCTTGCAATACCATAGAGTCAGGAATAAATTCCCCTAGCGTCTTGTCTTGGTGGGAATACGAACACAACAACCGAAAGATGAGTGGACTCATTGTAGGGAGTGCTTTTGGACCGGTTAAAATCCTTCCTGTCAACTTAAAAGCAGTTAAAGGCTACTTCACACTCAGGCAACCTGTTGTCTTATGGCAAGAAATGGACCAGTTGCCAGTACACAGTATCAAATGTATTCCTCTCTACCATCCTTACCAGAAATGTAGCTGTAGCTTAGTGGTGGCTGCAAGAGGGTCTTATGTGTTTTGGTGTCTTCTCTTGATATCCAAAGCAGGTCTGAATGTCCATAATTCCCATGTGACAGGGCTTCACTCTTTACCAATTGTATCCATGACTGCGGATAAACAGAATGGCACAGTATACACATGCTCAAGTGACGGAAAGGTAAGACAACTCATTCCCATCTTCACAGATGTTGCATTAAAGTTTGAGCATCAGCTTATTAAGCTGTCTGAAGTGTTTGGCTCTGTGCGGACTCACGGGATAGCTGTAAGCCCCTGTGGCGCATACCTAGCAGTTATTACAACAGAGGGCATGACCAATGGCCTTCACCCTGTAAACAAAAACTATCAAGTTCAGTTTGTAACTCTCAAAACATTTGAGGAGGCAGCTGCTCAGCTCTTGGAGTCTTCTGTGCAAAATCTTTTTAGACAAGTGGACCTGACAGACCTTGTGCGCTGGAAGATTTTGAAGGATAAGCATATCCCTCAATTCTTACAAGAAGCCTTGGATAAAAAGATTGAGAGCTGTGGATCCACTTACTTTTGGCGTTTTAAGCTATTCCTTTTGAGAATTTTGTACCAGTCAATGCAGAAAACGCCCTCTGAGGTGATGTGGAGGCCTTCGCATGAGGACACAAAAGTATTAATATCGGATTCCCCTGGAATGGGCAGTACTGAGGATGATCATCAAGAAGAGGGAACTTCAAAACAGGCCAGCAAGCAGAGTTTGTGTGAAGTGAGCAAAGGAACAGACCCAGATGACCCAGCAGATGATACTCTTGCCCACTCAAGTGACGTAGGAGGACATGAGCCAATGGAAGAGAAGCTCCTTGAAATACAGGCACGAATTGAAGCAGTAGAAATGCACTTGACACGGGAACACATGAAGCGGGTGTTGGGAGAAGTTTACTTGCATACATGGATTACAGAGAACACCAGCATTCCTACCAGAGGAGTCTGTGATTTCTTAATGTCTGATGAAGGCTATGATGACAGAACAGCACGA GTGCTGATTGGACATATCTTAAAGAAAATGAACAAACAGACTTTCCCAGAGCACTGCAGCTTGTGTAAAGAGATCCTCCCATTCACAGATCGCAAACAGGCGGTCTGCTCCAACGGCCACATTTGGCTCAG gaaaataaaaggaaatcaaATGGCTTATAGCTTTTCGGATGGGAGGATGAAAGAGGAAAAA gtGCTTTTTAACCTACCAGTCCTGCCAGAGTTTGGTATACAGAAGGTGTCTGCTTCATGA
- the GTF3C4 gene encoding general transcription factor 3C polypeptide 4 isoform X1: MAAAAAAGSGGSPALSSGGEEPPAGPESPAEEAVSAGPSAGFRLTAVRREPAVRLQHGVSGLEPLAWSEDHRVSVSTARSIAVLEQLSDIHSGGQELVIHRTAVPAPAAGCLLKVGSKKEVAECKEKFANSKDPTVSQTFMLDRVFNPEGKSLPPMRGFKYSSWSPLGCDANGRCLLAALTMDNRLTIHANLNRLQWVQLVDLTEMYGERLYETSYKLSKVETPRGELGDFAEFQRRHSMQTPVRMEWSGICTTQQVKHNNECRDVGSVLLAVLFENGNIAAWQFQLPFVGKESITSCNTIESGINSPSVLSWWEYEHNNRKMSGLIVGSAFGPVKILPVNLKAVKGYFTLRQPVVLWQEMDQLPVHSIKCIPLYHPYQKCSCSLVVAARGSYVFWCLLLISKAGLNVHNSHVTGLHSLPIVSMTADKQNGTVYTCSSDGKVRQLIPIFTDVALKFEHQLIKLSEVFGSVRTHGIAVSPCGAYLAVITTEGMTNGLHPVNKNYQVQFVTLKTFEEAAAQLLESSVQNLFRQVDLTDLVRWKILKDKHIPQFLQEALDKKIESCGSTYFWRFKLFLLRILYQSMQKTPSEVMWRPSHEDTKVLISDSPGMGSTEDDHQEEGTSKQASKQSLCEVSKGTDPDDPADDTLAHSSDVGGHEPMEEKLLEIQARIEAVEMHLTREHMKRVLGEVYLHTWITENTSIPTRGVCDFLMSDEGYDDRTARVLIGHILKKMNKQTFPEHCSLCKEILPFTDRKQAVCSNGHIWLRCFLTYQSCQSLVYRRCLLHDSIARHPTPEDPEWIKRLLQGPCTFCDSPVF, translated from the exons atggcggcggcggcggcagctggAAGTGGGGGGAGTCCTGCGCTGTCCTCGGGAGGGGAAGAGCCACCAGCGGGCCCCGAGTCGCCGGCAGAGGAGGCGGTGTCAGCGGGGCCGAGCGCGGGGTTCCGGCTGACGGCGGTGCGGAGGGAGCCGGCCGTGCGGCTGCAGCACGGCGTGagcgggctggagccgctggccTGGTCTGAGGACCACCGGGTGTCGGTGAGCACGGCCCGGAGCATCGCCGTGCTGGAGCAGCTCAGCGACATTCACAGCGGCGGGCAGGAGCTGGTCATCCACCGCACGGCCGTGCCCGCGCCCGCCGCCGGCTGCCTGCTCAAG GTTGGTTCAAAAAAGGAGGTTGCAGAATGTAAGGAAAAGTTTGCAAACTCTAAGGATCCAACTGTTAGTCAAACCTTTATGCTAGATAGAGTATTCAACCCTGAAGGAAAGTCACTACCACCTATGCGAGGATTCAAATATTCCAGCTGGTCTCCGCTGGGTTGTGATGCTAATGGAAGATGCCTTCTAGCAGCTCTAACAATGGACAATAGATTAACCATCCATGCTAATCTCAACAGACTACAGTGGGTGCAGCTGGTTGATCTGACAGAAATGTATGGGGAGCGTCTGTATGAAACCAGTTACAAACTTTCTAAGGTTGAGACCCCCAGAGGAGAACTAGGGGACTTTGCAGAATTTCAGAGACGACATAGCATGCAGACTCCAGTCCGTATGGAGTGGTCAGGTATCTGCACCACCCAGCAGGTGAAACACAACAATGAATGCCGAGATGTTGGCAGTGTGCTCCTAGCCGTACTCTTTGAAAATGGAAACATTGCTGCTTGGCAATTTCAGCTTCCTTTTGTGGGTAAGGAATCCATCACTTCTTGCAATACCATAGAGTCAGGAATAAATTCCCCTAGCGTCTTGTCTTGGTGGGAATACGAACACAACAACCGAAAGATGAGTGGACTCATTGTAGGGAGTGCTTTTGGACCGGTTAAAATCCTTCCTGTCAACTTAAAAGCAGTTAAAGGCTACTTCACACTCAGGCAACCTGTTGTCTTATGGCAAGAAATGGACCAGTTGCCAGTACACAGTATCAAATGTATTCCTCTCTACCATCCTTACCAGAAATGTAGCTGTAGCTTAGTGGTGGCTGCAAGAGGGTCTTATGTGTTTTGGTGTCTTCTCTTGATATCCAAAGCAGGTCTGAATGTCCATAATTCCCATGTGACAGGGCTTCACTCTTTACCAATTGTATCCATGACTGCGGATAAACAGAATGGCACAGTATACACATGCTCAAGTGACGGAAAGGTAAGACAACTCATTCCCATCTTCACAGATGTTGCATTAAAGTTTGAGCATCAGCTTATTAAGCTGTCTGAAGTGTTTGGCTCTGTGCGGACTCACGGGATAGCTGTAAGCCCCTGTGGCGCATACCTAGCAGTTATTACAACAGAGGGCATGACCAATGGCCTTCACCCTGTAAACAAAAACTATCAAGTTCAGTTTGTAACTCTCAAAACATTTGAGGAGGCAGCTGCTCAGCTCTTGGAGTCTTCTGTGCAAAATCTTTTTAGACAAGTGGACCTGACAGACCTTGTGCGCTGGAAGATTTTGAAGGATAAGCATATCCCTCAATTCTTACAAGAAGCCTTGGATAAAAAGATTGAGAGCTGTGGATCCACTTACTTTTGGCGTTTTAAGCTATTCCTTTTGAGAATTTTGTACCAGTCAATGCAGAAAACGCCCTCTGAGGTGATGTGGAGGCCTTCGCATGAGGACACAAAAGTATTAATATCGGATTCCCCTGGAATGGGCAGTACTGAGGATGATCATCAAGAAGAGGGAACTTCAAAACAGGCCAGCAAGCAGAGTTTGTGTGAAGTGAGCAAAGGAACAGACCCAGATGACCCAGCAGATGATACTCTTGCCCACTCAAGTGACGTAGGAGGACATGAGCCAATGGAAGAGAAGCTCCTTGAAATACAGGCACGAATTGAAGCAGTAGAAATGCACTTGACACGGGAACACATGAAGCGGGTGTTGGGAGAAGTTTACTTGCATACATGGATTACAGAGAACACCAGCATTCCTACCAGAGGAGTCTGTGATTTCTTAATGTCTGATGAAGGCTATGATGACAGAACAGCACGA GTGCTGATTGGACATATCTTAAAGAAAATGAACAAACAGACTTTCCCAGAGCACTGCAGCTTGTGTAAAGAGATCCTCCCATTCACAGATCGCAAACAGGCGGTCTGCTCCAACGGCCACATTTGGCTCAG gtGCTTTTTAACCTACCAGTCCTGCCAGAGTTTGGTATACAGAAGGTGTCTGCTTCATGACAGCATTGCACGGCATCCAACCCCAGAAG ATCCTGAATGGATCAAGAGGTTATTGCAAGGACCTTGTACTTTCTGTGATTCTCCTGTGTTCTAG